A single genomic interval of Flavobacteriales bacterium harbors:
- the gmk gene encoding guanylate kinase, producing MESLNHKAVIFSAPSGAGKTTIVHHLLKTFEALEFSISACSRPRRHNERKGKDYHFLSIEDFKAKIANDEFVEWEEVYKDNFYGTLKSEVERIWSEGKTVIFDVDVVGGLNLKKYFGDNALAIFVKPPSIAHLEKRLRTRETETEASIARRIGKAEQELKTAHSFDYVLLNDNLEVAFAEAEKVLTSFLEK from the coding sequence TTCTGCTCCTTCTGGGGCGGGCAAAACAACTATCGTTCATCATTTGTTAAAAACGTTTGAAGCGTTAGAGTTTTCAATATCAGCATGCAGTCGTCCTCGAAGACATAATGAAAGAAAAGGTAAAGATTACCATTTTTTGTCTATTGAAGACTTTAAAGCTAAAATTGCAAATGATGAGTTTGTAGAATGGGAAGAGGTATACAAGGATAATTTTTATGGAACGTTAAAGTCGGAAGTAGAACGTATTTGGTCAGAAGGCAAGACGGTTATTTTTGATGTAGACGTAGTAGGAGGACTTAATTTGAAAAAGTATTTTGGAGATAATGCACTAGCCATTTTTGTAAAACCTCCCTCAATTGCTCATCTAGAAAAAAGATTGCGAACTAGAGAAACGGAAACAGAAGCTTCTATTGCAAGAAGAATAGGTAAAGCTGAACAAGAATTGAAGACCGCTCATAGTTTTGATTACGTATTGTTGAACGATAACTTAGAAGTTGCATTTGCTGAGGCTGAAAAAGTTTTGACATCCTTTCTAGAAAAATAA
- the nadD gene encoding nicotinate (nicotinamide) nucleotide adenylyltransferase, with product MFSKRIGLYFGTFNPIHVGHLIIANHIVNNTPLDEVWFVVSPHNPHKKKASLLADYHRLNLVKEAIDDNENFRASDIEFKLPQPSYTATTLAYLHEKYPNKEFTLIMGGDNLRSLHKWKNFETIIENHKIIVYPRNKTVQEESLLPPQVKSAQIAVLQDVPFMDISASFIRQSIKKGKDVRYLLPEPVLKYIDEMNFYKG from the coding sequence ATGTTTTCAAAGAGAATAGGCCTTTATTTCGGAACGTTTAACCCCATACATGTTGGGCATTTAATTATTGCGAATCACATCGTTAATAATACGCCTTTGGATGAGGTCTGGTTTGTTGTTTCACCACATAATCCTCATAAAAAGAAAGCAAGTCTGTTGGCCGATTATCATCGGTTGAATTTGGTAAAAGAAGCAATAGATGATAACGAAAATTTTAGAGCGTCTGATATAGAGTTTAAGTTGCCACAGCCATCATATACAGCTACAACATTGGCTTATTTACACGAAAAATACCCCAACAAAGAATTTACCTTGATTATGGGGGGGGATAATTTACGTTCGCTGCATAAATGGAAAAATTTTGAAACAATTATCGAGAATCATAAAATCATTGTTTATCCTAGAAATAAAACGGTACAAGAGGAAAGTTTATTACCACCACAAGTTAAAAGTGCTCAAATAGCAGTGTTACAAGATGTGCCTTTTATGGATATTTCGGCTAGTTTTATTCGGCAGTCGATAAAAAAAGGGAAAGATGTTCGTTATTTACTTCCTGAGCCCGTTTTAAAGTATATCGATGAAATGAATTTCTATAAAGGTTAA
- a CDS encoding replication-associated recombination protein A gives MRPKSLDDYFGQQHLVGNNKPLRNAIESGSLPSMLFWGPPGVGKTTLAQIISETLDRPFYTLSAINSGVKDIREVINKVQSQGMFGGQSAVLFIDEIHRFSKSQQDSLLNAVEKGIITLIGATTENPSFEVISALLSRCQTYILEHHSKEDLEALLNKALTEDSLLKKERVELVETEALLRISGGDARKLLNSLEIAINALPVHNRKITNQFVLENVQQSLTNYDKNGEQHYDIVSAMIKSIRGSDPNAALYWMARMIEGGEEPKFIARRLLILASEDIGNANPTALVMANTCFDAVSKIGWPESRIILSQCIIYLASSPKSNASYMAINNAQQLVKSTGDLPVPLHLRNAPTKLMKDIGYGENYQYSHENTSTLHTQEFLPDTIANTKLYTPSANKREQDLKKYLNWVWKGKYGY, from the coding sequence ATGCGTCCGAAATCATTGGATGATTATTTTGGACAACAACACTTAGTAGGAAACAATAAGCCTTTAAGAAACGCTATAGAAAGTGGGAGCCTTCCATCGATGTTATTCTGGGGTCCTCCTGGTGTAGGGAAAACAACTTTAGCTCAAATCATTTCAGAAACCTTAGACCGACCTTTTTATACACTTTCTGCCATCAACAGTGGTGTAAAAGATATCAGAGAGGTCATTAACAAAGTGCAAAGCCAAGGGATGTTTGGTGGACAAAGTGCCGTCTTGTTCATTGATGAGATCCATCGCTTTAGTAAATCACAGCAGGATTCTCTTTTAAATGCAGTTGAAAAAGGAATCATTACGTTGATTGGCGCAACAACTGAGAACCCCTCTTTTGAAGTAATATCTGCCCTTCTATCGAGGTGTCAAACCTACATTCTTGAACACCATTCAAAAGAAGACCTTGAAGCCTTATTAAACAAAGCTTTAACTGAAGATTCTTTGCTAAAAAAAGAACGGGTTGAACTTGTCGAAACTGAAGCTCTTCTGAGAATCTCTGGGGGAGATGCCAGAAAATTACTCAATAGTCTAGAGATTGCTATCAACGCACTTCCTGTTCACAATAGAAAAATCACCAATCAATTTGTACTTGAGAATGTACAACAAAGTTTGACCAATTATGATAAAAATGGCGAGCAGCATTACGACATTGTTTCTGCCATGATCAAATCTATTAGAGGTAGCGACCCCAATGCTGCTCTATACTGGATGGCAAGAATGATTGAGGGGGGCGAAGAGCCTAAATTTATTGCTAGACGCTTATTAATACTTGCTTCTGAAGACATTGGAAATGCTAACCCAACAGCTCTAGTAATGGCCAATACTTGCTTTGACGCCGTTAGCAAAATAGGATGGCCTGAAAGCCGTATTATTCTTTCGCAATGCATTATATACTTGGCAAGCTCACCAAAGAGTAATGCCTCCTACATGGCCATTAACAATGCACAACAATTGGTAAAAAGCACTGGAGATTTGCCTGTACCACTTCATTTAAGAAATGCACCAACAAAATTAATGAAAGACATTGGATATGGGGAAAACTACCAGTATTCTCACGAAAACACATCCACACTTCATACTCAAGAGTTTTTACCAGACACAATAGCCAACACAAAACTCTATACACCTAGTGCCAACAAAAGAGAACAAGACTTAAAAAAATACTTAAACTGGGTTTGGAAAGGAAAATATGGGTATTAA
- a CDS encoding OmpH family outer membrane protein, which translates to MNTKTLTITNVVLIIAVIILFVMQLAGGKNVQEKELEVKNPLATDSLEVKEDVEVVKKFNVAFVNSDTVTTYYEFSREMTAKLQEKQTSAERKLKGLYSKYEKQRKSFEEQAPIMGQQELQRKAQEIGLLEQSILQKEQELSASLAKKEAEVMSDYVYETDRFMQVIGKELGYDYVLSYRVGGPMLYANPELDITDKVIELLNQEYKKSKATEQPSVEK; encoded by the coding sequence ATGAATACAAAGACACTAACGATAACAAATGTCGTTTTAATTATAGCTGTAATTATTTTGTTTGTAATGCAGTTAGCAGGAGGAAAAAATGTTCAAGAAAAAGAGCTTGAAGTAAAAAATCCATTAGCAACCGATAGCCTTGAGGTTAAAGAAGATGTTGAGGTTGTGAAAAAGTTTAATGTAGCATTTGTAAACAGTGATACTGTTACGACTTATTATGAGTTTTCTAGGGAAATGACTGCGAAATTGCAAGAGAAACAAACCTCAGCAGAGCGTAAGTTGAAAGGGTTGTATTCCAAATATGAGAAGCAAAGAAAATCATTTGAAGAGCAAGCTCCAATTATGGGACAACAAGAGTTACAACGAAAAGCTCAGGAGATAGGTTTGTTGGAGCAGAGTATTCTACAAAAAGAGCAAGAGTTATCAGCGTCTTTGGCAAAGAAAGAAGCAGAGGTGATGTCTGATTATGTTTATGAAACCGATCGTTTTATGCAAGTTATCGGAAAAGAATTGGGCTATGACTATGTCCTAAGTTACAGAGTTGGCGGTCCTATGCTATATGCTAATCCAGAGTTAGATATTACTGATAAGGTAATAGAGCTGCTGAATCAAGAATACAAAAAAAGTAAAGCAACTGAGCAACCATCTGTAGAAAAATAG
- the lpxD gene encoding UDP-3-O-(3-hydroxymyristoyl)glucosamine N-acyltransferase codes for MEFTAEQIAGLLGGEVEGDQNAKVNGMAKIEEGKAGTITFLANPKYEDFIYTTKATIALVNKSFEPVKTLPQGLTLIRVEDAYQALSTLLGYYDQMNQQKSGVEQPSYISETVTMGEGCYVGAFAYIGENVVLGNHVKVYPHAYIGDGTTIGDDSVIYSGAKVYHNCVIGKACTLHSGVILGSDGFGFAPSAANNYQKVPQIGNVILEDYVEIGSNSTIDRATMGSTIIKKGVKLDNLIQVAHNVEIGENTVIAAQTGIAGSAKLGKNMMIGGQVGIVGHIQIADEVKIAAQSGIGQSIVKKGEIVQGSPAFSIGDYKRSYVLFRGLPKLRAQIIELENKIQDEE; via the coding sequence ATGGAGTTTACAGCAGAACAAATAGCAGGATTATTAGGGGGAGAAGTAGAGGGAGATCAAAATGCCAAAGTTAATGGAATGGCTAAAATAGAAGAAGGTAAGGCAGGAACCATTACTTTCTTAGCAAATCCCAAATACGAAGATTTTATCTATACTACTAAAGCAACAATAGCTTTAGTGAATAAAAGTTTTGAACCCGTAAAAACATTGCCTCAAGGGTTGACTTTGATAAGAGTCGAAGATGCTTATCAAGCTTTATCTACATTGTTGGGATATTATGATCAAATGAATCAACAGAAGTCAGGTGTTGAACAACCATCATATATTAGCGAAACGGTAACAATGGGAGAGGGATGTTATGTTGGAGCATTTGCTTATATTGGAGAGAATGTAGTATTAGGTAATCATGTAAAAGTATACCCTCATGCTTATATTGGAGATGGAACAACAATAGGAGATGACTCGGTTATTTATTCTGGAGCAAAAGTATACCATAACTGTGTGATTGGTAAAGCTTGTACTTTACATTCAGGGGTGATATTAGGCTCTGATGGATTTGGGTTTGCTCCAAGTGCTGCTAATAATTACCAAAAAGTACCCCAGATAGGAAATGTTATACTCGAAGACTATGTAGAAATAGGTTCTAATTCTACCATAGATAGAGCAACAATGGGAAGCACTATTATCAAAAAAGGAGTAAAATTAGATAACTTGATACAAGTCGCTCATAATGTAGAGATTGGAGAAAATACAGTGATTGCGGCACAAACTGGAATAGCAGGTTCAGCGAAGCTAGGGAAAAATATGATGATTGGAGGTCAGGTTGGAATAGTAGGGCATATTCAAATCGCAGATGAGGTTAAAATTGCCGCTCAATCAGGAATAGGACAAAGTATTGTTAAAAAAGGAGAGATTGTACAAGGTTCTCCAGCTTTTTCTATAGGTGATTATAAAAGGAGTTATGTCCTCTTTAGAGGATTGCCAAAGTTAAGAGCACAAATTATTGAGTTAGAAAACAAAATACAAGACGAAGAATAA
- a CDS encoding bifunctional UDP-3-O-[3-hydroxymyristoyl] N-acetylglucosamine deacetylase/3-hydroxyacyl-ACP dehydratase, which produces MYTKQHTLKSSITYSSVGLHTGAKVNVVIEPAPINHGYKFQRVDVEGQPIIPADADLVVDTQRGTTLEKNGVRIHTTEHLLAALYGMQVDNALIKIDGPEMPIMDGSSQAFVDGIVQVGLEEQDADRDFFEFKENQPFEDLEKGVEMLAIPYDDFRLTVMVDYNSPVLGTQHASMYEISEFKDNIAPCRTFVFLRELETLARAGLIKGGDIDNAIVLVERENVPQSELDELAKLLGKEDLDIKIKGNTLNNIELKFLNEPARHKLLDIMGDLALVGKPIKGHILAARPGHSGNVSLAKIIKGIIKKQAKQPREFDLAKTPIYNINDIEKMLPHRYPFLLVDKIMEMDENRIVGVKNITMNEPQFTGHFPNNPVMPGVLQIEAMAQVGGIFSLSKVDEPEKYSTYFMKIDKVKFKKKVIPGDTVVFELFLLSPIRRGLVEMGGKAYVNGEVCMEAEMLAQVVKDK; this is translated from the coding sequence ATGTACACTAAACAACACACACTTAAATCATCAATTACATATAGTAGCGTAGGATTGCATACTGGCGCAAAAGTAAATGTAGTAATTGAACCAGCTCCAATTAATCATGGATATAAGTTTCAAAGAGTTGACGTAGAGGGACAGCCTATTATTCCAGCAGATGCTGATTTGGTTGTTGATACACAAAGAGGAACTACCCTTGAAAAAAATGGGGTAAGAATCCATACTACAGAACATTTATTGGCCGCTTTATATGGAATGCAAGTCGATAATGCTTTAATCAAGATTGATGGTCCAGAAATGCCTATAATGGATGGAAGCTCTCAGGCTTTTGTTGATGGTATTGTTCAAGTTGGATTAGAAGAACAAGATGCCGATAGAGATTTCTTTGAGTTTAAAGAAAATCAACCATTTGAAGATTTGGAAAAAGGGGTTGAAATGTTGGCAATACCATACGATGACTTCCGCTTAACGGTTATGGTTGATTATAACTCGCCAGTCTTAGGAACTCAACACGCTTCAATGTATGAGATTTCTGAGTTTAAAGATAATATTGCTCCTTGTAGAACTTTTGTTTTCTTAAGAGAGTTGGAAACACTAGCGCGTGCAGGTTTAATTAAAGGAGGGGATATTGATAATGCAATCGTCCTTGTCGAAAGAGAAAATGTTCCACAATCAGAGTTAGATGAATTAGCTAAGTTACTTGGAAAAGAAGATTTGGATATTAAAATAAAAGGGAATACACTCAATAATATTGAACTTAAATTTTTGAATGAACCAGCTCGTCATAAGCTGTTAGATATTATGGGAGATTTGGCGTTAGTAGGAAAACCTATTAAAGGTCATATTTTAGCAGCAAGACCTGGGCATTCAGGAAATGTTTCGCTAGCTAAAATTATTAAAGGAATTATCAAAAAACAGGCAAAACAGCCAAGAGAATTTGATTTAGCTAAAACACCAATCTATAATATCAATGACATCGAAAAGATGTTGCCACATCGTTATCCGTTTTTATTAGTGGATAAGATTATGGAAATGGATGAAAATAGAATTGTAGGGGTTAAGAATATTACCATGAATGAACCTCAATTTACTGGGCATTTTCCTAACAATCCTGTAATGCCTGGTGTTCTTCAAATAGAGGCTATGGCACAAGTTGGGGGAATTTTTTCGTTGAGTAAGGTAGATGAGCCCGAAAAATATTCAACTTATTTTATGAAAATAGATAAGGTTAAGTTTAAGAAAAAAGTGATACCTGGAGATACTGTAGTTTTTGAATTGTTCTTACTTTCTCCAATAAGAAGAGGTTTGGTCGAAATGGGAGGTAAAGCCTATGTAAATGGAGAGGTTTGCATGGAAGCAGAAATGTTAGCGCAAGTAGTTAAAGATAAATAA
- the lpxA gene encoding acyl-ACP--UDP-N-acetylglucosamine O-acyltransferase, with protein MNKEALRFVHPDAKIGENVTIEPFATIYGDVEIGDGTWIGPNVVIMDGARIGKNCKIYPGAVISAVSQDLKYKGEYTTTHIGDNTVIRECVTIHKGTADREKTVVGDNCLLMAYVHVAHDCIVGNNVIIANSTQLAGHIVVGDNVVIEGMVGVQQFVNIGDHAFVAGSTNVRKNIPPYVKAAREPLSYIGVNSIGLRRRGFTDDQVKNIEDTYRILYVQNSNVSSGIKIADAELPDSDEKSKIIDFIKSSTKGIMRGIS; from the coding sequence ATGAATAAAGAAGCACTTAGATTTGTTCATCCTGATGCCAAAATAGGTGAAAATGTTACAATAGAGCCTTTTGCAACAATATATGGAGATGTAGAGATTGGTGATGGAACATGGATTGGTCCAAACGTAGTTATTATGGATGGAGCCAGAATCGGGAAGAATTGTAAAATTTATCCAGGTGCTGTTATTTCAGCTGTTTCACAAGATCTAAAGTATAAAGGGGAGTATACAACGACCCATATTGGTGATAATACAGTTATTAGAGAATGTGTTACGATTCATAAAGGGACAGCAGATCGTGAAAAAACAGTAGTAGGAGATAATTGTTTGTTAATGGCTTATGTTCATGTTGCGCACGATTGTATTGTTGGGAATAATGTAATCATCGCCAACAGTACACAGTTGGCAGGGCATATTGTTGTTGGAGATAATGTCGTGATTGAGGGGATGGTAGGTGTTCAACAATTTGTAAATATTGGAGATCATGCGTTCGTAGCAGGGAGTACTAATGTTAGAAAAAATATTCCTCCTTATGTCAAAGCAGCAAGAGAGCCTTTGTCATATATTGGGGTCAATTCAATAGGGCTAAGAAGAAGAGGGTTTACAGATGATCAGGTTAAGAATATCGAAGATACTTACCGAATTCTTTATGTTCAAAACAGTAATGTTTCTTCGGGGATCAAAATTGCTGATGCTGAGCTTCCTGATTCAGATGAAAAAAGTAAAATTATTGATTTTATTAAGTCTTCTACAAAGGGGATAATGAGAGGGATTTCTTAA
- a CDS encoding M28 family peptidase, which translates to MRKIIALCLGASMLSCGITKKGVVETVGYKEADFYAKTISSQELKEHLTVLASDEYEGRETAMPGQKKAAEYITNYFKSIGLAPGAIDSYQQSFPVVVKDPSKVEITVGEHQLSFLEDFFYIGSFADTNMKDLELVYLNYGVVGENYSDYKDIDVQGKVVVIKEGVPEGVQLKGDWNNWRKKIAVAESHGAVALFTIKNDFEDRVERIKYYVQNPRMELHNKGNQKKITSIPNLFISPAVAQNKFKIVEENYPMLLPEKVSLNLAIDQILSSENVLGFIEGTDLKDEVVVVTAHYDHLGYDAGEVCNGADDDGSGTVAVLALAKAFSEAKAKGHSPRRSILFMTVSGEEKGLLGSQYYTENPVYPLENTVVNLNIDMIGRVDDHHTNNNYVYLIGSDKISSDLHDINEKMNKDRVKLELDYTYNDEADPNRFYYRSDHYNFAKNDIPVIFYFSGTHIDYHKPTDDVDKIDFEKIEKTTKLVFYTAWEVANRKSSLNRINK; encoded by the coding sequence ATGAGAAAAATCATTGCTTTGTGTTTGGGAGCGTCAATGCTTAGTTGTGGAATAACTAAAAAAGGTGTTGTAGAAACAGTTGGGTATAAAGAAGCAGATTTTTATGCAAAAACAATTTCTTCACAAGAACTTAAAGAGCATTTAACTGTTTTAGCTTCTGACGAGTATGAGGGAAGAGAAACGGCAATGCCAGGCCAAAAAAAAGCCGCGGAATACATTACCAATTATTTTAAAAGTATCGGGTTAGCCCCAGGTGCAATCGACTCGTACCAACAAAGTTTTCCAGTTGTTGTTAAGGATCCCTCAAAAGTGGAGATAACAGTAGGTGAGCATCAACTCAGTTTTTTAGAAGATTTCTTTTACATTGGGTCATTTGCAGATACCAATATGAAAGATTTGGAGTTGGTGTATTTAAACTATGGAGTTGTTGGAGAGAATTACTCTGATTATAAAGATATTGATGTTCAAGGGAAAGTTGTTGTCATAAAAGAAGGAGTACCAGAGGGCGTTCAGTTGAAAGGGGATTGGAATAACTGGAGAAAGAAAATTGCAGTCGCTGAAAGTCATGGAGCGGTAGCATTGTTTACAATTAAAAATGATTTTGAAGATCGAGTAGAGCGAATTAAATATTATGTTCAAAACCCTCGAATGGAATTACATAATAAAGGAAACCAAAAAAAGATAACTTCGATTCCAAATTTATTTATCTCACCTGCAGTAGCTCAAAATAAGTTTAAAATAGTAGAAGAGAACTATCCAATGTTATTGCCAGAGAAAGTATCGTTAAACTTAGCTATAGATCAAATTTTATCTTCCGAAAATGTGCTAGGGTTTATAGAGGGAACAGATCTAAAGGATGAGGTGGTAGTGGTCACAGCACATTATGATCATTTAGGGTATGATGCTGGTGAAGTTTGTAATGGAGCAGATGATGATGGCTCAGGAACCGTGGCTGTGTTAGCGTTGGCAAAGGCTTTTTCTGAAGCAAAAGCTAAGGGGCATAGCCCAAGGAGAAGTATTTTGTTTATGACCGTTTCTGGAGAAGAAAAAGGACTACTTGGTTCACAGTATTATACAGAAAATCCAGTTTATCCTCTTGAAAATACAGTGGTGAATTTGAATATCGATATGATTGGTAGAGTAGATGATCACCATACCAATAATAATTATGTGTATTTAATAGGTTCAGATAAAATTAGTTCAGATTTGCATGATATCAATGAAAAGATGAACAAAGATAGGGTTAAATTGGAACTCGATTATACCTATAATGACGAGGCGGATCCTAATCGTTTTTATTACCGTTCTGATCATTATAATTTTGCCAAAAACGATATTCCTGTGATCTTTTATTTTAGTGGTACCCATATTGATTACCATAAACCTACAGATGATGTAGATAAGATAGATTTTGAAAAGATAGAAAAAACTACTAAATTGGTGTTCTATACAGCCTGGGAGGTAGCTAATCGTAAGTCTTCTCTTAACCGAATAAATAAATAG